The sequence TTCAAATACCGAAGGTGGAGTTTATTTTACTGATTTAAATTTTAAACAAACCCACTATGCTATTATAGATAAACCAAATGGTAGAAATATAAAAAAAGCTGTTGCCTCTACTTTTGTTGATAATATGTTTGTTGTAGCAGGTTTTAATAAAACTATTTTTGCCGTTAAAAAAACACCTAATAGTAAAATAGATTCTTATAAAGAGTGGAATTCATTTCGTAAAACAAGTGGTGGTTTGGAAATGCCTTGGTATAGAGATAGACCAGCATTACTTACCATAAGAGCAAAAAAACAATATATTCTAACTCTTAGTAAAGATAAAGATAGTGATTTTATGTATATGATATCTGTTCCTAATGATAAAGTAAAAGGTTCAATACTTATAAAGGTTGATACAAAAGATAGATTATTAAGTAGTGAAAGTTTAATAAGTTCTAAAATTGATTTGAAAAAAGGAAGGGATATTAAAGATTATTATATAACTGCTGGTGATATTTATGGTGGAAAATTTTTGGCATATTCAAAAAATTATAATACTCTTTTAGTTATCAATTTAGATAGTGCTAAAATTATTGATGCATATGAAATGCCAAAAATTGGTGATATATCTTCAATAACTATAAAAGATAGTAGCATTTTTGTACTATATTATAAAGAAAAAGAGCCATATATAGCTGAAATTGAAAATCCTTTAATTCTTAATTAACCGATGGTTAAAGACTATAATATTAGTCTTTAACCATTTTTATTTAAAACCATCTTTTTTTAAAAAACAATAAATAAGATAGCTACTAAAAATATTATAAAATTACTGCAAAAAGGTATCCATAATGCCATTTTAACTCAGACATAAAGACAAAATTCATACCTTAATACTAGCTATAAGTATTAGTGAAAGAAAAATAACATTAATAATTATAAAAATTTTCATAATTTTATTTTATTTGAAAAACTTCTAAAAATATATTATGTATATATTCTAACTTTTTAAAATTAAACTTTGAATATTGTAAAAATTAGTTTTACATAGGATATGAGAGTCAAAAAAGTAAAATTTGTCCATAATGTGGTAGTTGAAATATACGTTATGCCATTGTAATGTTTGGTAAGATGGCACCAATGTATGAAGTGTTATATGAAAATTTTAAAAAATGAAACTATTTGTTTATATAGGAACTAATGGTGAAGTTTTGAATATAGTAGCTTATGCTAGAATAGTTAAATTTAGTATTTTAAATAACCTTGAATATTCTAATATAAACATATATTTTTCAAAATCTTATAATGAACTAGCAACTAAGGCTATTTTGAAAATTGAAAAAGATATAGAAAATTTTATTAAGAATGGAAAAATCTAACTAATTTATTTTTTAAATTTATTTTTGATATTTATTATTAAAAAAATTAGGTTATACTAATGATTAATTTTTAAAAGAGGTTAAAATGAGTAATTATGCTATAAAACATATGAATGAAGACCATAAAGATGTGGTTGAGTTGCTTTTTAAAAAATACGCTTTTGTTGAAGATTCAAGCGGAGCAGAAGTTATAGGACTTGATAGTGTAAGTATAACAATACAACAAAATGACAAAAAGATAAATATACCATTTTTAACAAAAGTAGATGAAAATTTTAGTTTTAAAGATGTTATAATTGAGCTTTATAATAGTGTTAAAGATGATGATAAAAATGATAAAATACAAGGACAAATGCTTGAGTTTATACAAAGTTTTAAAACTGTTTTAATTTCTAGTTTAGACGATGAGCAGTGTGTTACATCTTATGCACCATTTGTAAAAATTGATAATGATATTTATGTTGTTATATCTAGTGTAGCAAGGCATTATCATAGTATAAAGCAAAATCCAAATAAAGTATCCTTAATGTTTCTACAAGATGAAAAAGATGCTAAAACTATTTTTGCTAGGGTAAGGGCTGGATTTGAAGTAGAAGCTACTTTTTGTGATGAGTTAAAAGATAGAGTTTTTGATGAATTAGAAAAAATAAATCCCAAAGAGACAGCATTAAAACACATAAAAACTATGAATGATTTTCATATCATTAAATTTAAATTAAAAAATGGTCGTTTTGTCAAAGGTTTTGGAGGTGCTTATGATACTTTTGGGCTTAAAATTTTAGGTGCTGCAAAAACTAAAAATCCACATGATTATAAAAAATAGTGAAGATTTTCTAGAAAGATTTTTACAGCTGGTTGATGAAAAAGATAAAATAAAAGATAGTATTGAGTTTTAATTAAAAAATAAATCAATAAAAGAAGAAATACAATGCATAGAACAAGAGTGGTATTAAATGAAAAAAATTAAAAAGAGAAGATAAATATGATGCAGATAAAATGTATTATGCCTTAGCTGAATATGCAAAAAAACATCATCTTAATAGTAAAAGATAAAAACACTTTTATTTGTTTTGGAACACAATATAATTTAGGATATTTAAGAAATTATGTTTTTGACTATTTAGCTTAACTTATAGTTACCTAGTAATGTAAAAAGGTGAATTTGGTTTTGTGAAAAAGATAATTTAAATAAAGATATGATTGAGTATTATAGTAAAGAAGTAAAAAAGGTTGACTAATATGAAAGATAAGGAGCTAACTATAAAAGCTATAAATTTTTGATTTGGATACAAAAGAGTTAGAAAGAATTTTTAGTGGCAACATTTCAAAGTTTTTCTAAAATTCAATAAACTCTTTATTGCTTAAAATTTTTAAAGTATATAATGACAAATATTAGTTGTTTAAATAGTTTTTACAACTAAATCATACTATAAACTTTAAAAATTTAAATAAATATAAAAATTTTACTCTATTTTAATATATGATATATTTTAAATATTCAGTTAAAACTATCTTTTTTCTTGAAAATTACAAGTGGTATAATAGCCAAAAGTATCATAAAAATTATTGCAAAAAGGTATCCATAATGCCATTTTAACTCAGATATAAAGATAAAATTCATACCATATTGCTAGCTATGAGTGTTGGCAGAAGAAATATAACATTAATGATAGTGAAAATTTTCATAATTTTATTTTGTCTGATTTGAAAAACTCCTAAAAACATATTATGCATATATTCTAAATTTTCAAACCTAAACTGCGTATATTGTTTGTTAAGGTTGATTTTCCAGCTCCAGGTTGTCCACCTAAAACATAAGAGCTTTGGAATAAGTATTTGATTTAGAAATTTTGCTCTTTATAATAATCTCTTTTTTTCAAATTTCATTAATTTTATTTTTAAAAACATTAGGCTCTATCATATTTATCTCTTATTTTTTTTATTTCTTTCAACATTTTATTATAATCTATATCTTTATATTCAGTTTCCAAAATTTCTCTTCTTAAATTGCACATTTTTTCAAAATCTTGCATTATTTCTTGTGTTCTATCTTTTGGTAATAAATGTCCTATACTGGCATATTCTAACAAAACATCTTTTTCCATAATTGTTGCCATTTTATCTCCTTTTTTTTATTTTTAATTATTTGTTGTATATTTATTGAATTACAATATTTTTTTAAACTCTTCTAGGTTGCTATTTAAATTTTATCTTAGCTAACCGTGCTGTATAGTTTTTCCCCTATTCTTTCTTCTATCATCTTAATATATGGTACTTTCATCTCATCAAATATTTTTTTATATTTATTAAAATCTATTTCTGATTGTTCTAAATGTATTAATTCCCTAACTAT is a genomic window of Campylobacter blaseri containing:
- a CDS encoding HugZ family heme oxygenase, with the protein product MSNYAIKHMNEDHKDVVELLFKKYAFVEDSSGAEVIGLDSVSITIQQNDKKINIPFLTKVDENFSFKDVIIELYNSVKDDDKNDKIQGQMLEFIQSFKTVLISSLDDEQCVTSYAPFVKIDNDIYVVISSVARHYHSIKQNPNKVSLMFLQDEKDAKTIFARVRAGFEVEATFCDELKDRVFDELEKINPKETALKHIKTMNDFHIIKFKLKNGRFVKGFGGAYDTFGLKILGAAKTKNPHDYKK
- a CDS encoding CorA family divalent cation transporter: MNFIFISELKWHYGYLFAIIFMILLAIIPLVIFKKKDSFN
- a CDS encoding CorA family divalent cation transporter, translated to MHNMFLGVFQIRQNKIMKIFTIINVIFLLPTLIASNMV